Below is a window of Jonesiaceae bacterium BS-20 DNA.
TGACACGTTGAACCACCGCAAGTGGGGCATCGGAAAACTAACAAGGCCGCTCCAATCCGGAACTGGATTGGAGCGGCCTTTGTAGTACTACAAGGTCACCGAGGTGACACTAAAGCCGGACTACTTACGTCCGTGCATCAGTTGCGACCACGCTGTGCCCGGTACTGAGCAATCAGGGCGTTGGTTGAGGAATCCGCGGTGTACTCGGGAGTTCCTTCACTCGCCAACATTGGCTCGAACTGGAGGGCCATGGCCTTACCAAGTTCCACACCCCACTGGTCAAACGCGTTGATGCCCCAGATAGTGGCCTGGGTGAACGTGATGTGCTCATACAACGCAACCAACTGACCAAGAACCGACGGGGTCAGCTTGTCCGCAAGGATCGAGTTCGATGGACGGTTACCCGGCATGACCTTGTGGTTCACGATTGTTTCCGGGGTGCCCTCGGCACGAACCTCGTCAGCGGTCTTACCAAATGCGAGCGCAGCGGACTGGGCAAAGTAGTTAGACATGAACAGATCATGCATCTCGCCCAGGTCATGGTTTGGCTGGGAGAACCCAATAAAGTCCGCCGGGGTCACCTTGGTGCCCTGGTGTAGCAGCTGGTAGAACGCGTGCTGACCGTTGGTGCCCGGCTCACCCCAGAAGATCTCACCGGTCTGGGTGGTCACCGGGGTGCCGTCAATGTGCACGGACTTACCGTTGGACTCCATGGTCAACTGTTGCAAGTAAGCGGGGAAGCGCACCAGGTACTGGCTGTATGGCAGTACGGCACGTGAACCGGTGCCAAAGAAGTTGTTGTACCAAACGTTGAGCAGACCCATGAGGGCCGGGACGTTGTTCTCAAGTTCGGTTGTGCGGAAGTGCTCATCCATGGTGTGGAAACCGGACAGCATGTCACGGAAGTTTTGCTCGCCAATGGACAGCATGAGTGCAAGCCCAACCGCGGAGTCAAAGGAGTAACGGCCACCGACCCAGTCCCAAAAACCAAACATGTTGGCGGCGTCAATACCAAACTCAGCAACCCGCTGCGCGTTAGTGGAAACAGCAACAAAGTGCTTGGCCACCGCGTCCTGGTCGCCGTTGTACGCCTCAAGCAGCCACGTGCGCGCCTGGCGGGCATTGGTCAGCGTCTCAGCGGTGCCAAAGGTCTTGGAAGCAACAATAAACAGGGTCGCCTCGAGGTCAAGGCCCTGCATCTTTTCGAAGACGTCGGTTGGGTCAATGTTGGAAACAAACTTGGCGGTGATACCGCGGTCAGCATAGTCGCGTAGTGCCTCATAGGCCATGACCGGGCCCAGATCAGAGCCACCAATGCCGATGTTTACAATCGTGGTGATCTTCTTGCCGGAGTGACCGGTCCACTCACCCGAGCGCACTTTGTTAGCAAATGCGGCCATGCGGTCAAGGACCTCATGGACGTCAGCTACGACGTCCTGACCGTCGACTACAAGTTTGGCGTCGCGTGGCAGGCGCAGTGCGGTGTGCAGCACGGCGCGGTCCTCGGTCGTGTTGATGTGCTCGCCCGCGTACATGGCGGCAATCTTGCCCTCGAGGTCCGCAGCCTTAGCCAAAGCAACCAGTTTGGAAACGGTCTCCTGCGTCACCAAGTTCTTGGAGTAATCCAGCAACAGGTCACCGGCCTGGGCAGTAAAACGAGTCCCACGCTCTGTGTCGTTGGCGAACAGGGTGCGCAGGTCGGTTGCGCTCAACTGCTCGTACTCGGTGTTAAGGTCCTGCCAAGCTTGGTTGGCGGTGAGGTCATACGAGGACACAGTTCATGCCTTTCGGTTGGTGGCTACCGCCGGGAAAGCGCGGGCCCGTTCATCACGATCTTCTGCATTGACACTACTAGGGTATCCGCCAAACCCAGAAGTCAAAGGGCCTAGTGTACGGGCGGTCAATTTGGCTTCACAAGAAGTTACCGACACAAACCCTGGGAGTAGCCTGGAGGCTGGGGCAGCTTAACCTGCCCGTTTGCGGCCCTTTCTAAACGCGCGGGCTAGTCAACCGCCGAGCCACCTGGACGTGAATACCCTTGTCCCGCAACCGGTTGATCTCGGTCGCACTGGTTGAGGCATCGACAATCACCGCGTCGAACGCGGACAGCGGCAGCATGGCGTGCAAGGCACGCTTTTCAAACTTTGTACCGTCCACCAAGAGGATCCGCTTACTCGCGGACTCAAACATCGCCCGCTTCACATCGACGGTCTCAAGGGTTTGGTGGAAGCAGATGTCATCAATGATTGCGGAAGTAGACATGATGAACAGGTCGGCCCGCAGTTCGCTGATCTCCCGCACGGTCATGCGGCCCATGAACGAGCTGCACCAGTTGTGGTATTCCCCGCCCAATCCAACCGTGGTGATCCCTCGGGTGCCACGCAACTCATTCATGATCGTCAGCGTATTGGTAATGATGGTCAGCGGTGTCTTGGTATGCAGGTGTGGCAGCACGTGCAAGGTCGTGGTGGAGTCATCGAGAAATATTGCTTGCCCGGGCTCAATGAAATTCAAGGCCTCATGAGCAATCGCCTCTTTTTCCCCTAATTGCCGGCTGGCCCGGTAAACATCGCTGGATTCAACAAGTGAGGTTGCAGCTGCGGTAGCAACGCCGCGGTCTTTACGTAGTAGTCCGCGGTCTTCCAACTCATCAAGGTCGCGGTGCACGGTCATGACGCTGACCCCAAACCGCTCCGCTAGGTCTTCAATTCGGACGGCCCCCTCAGACATGACCGCTTCACTGATCGCATGTTGTCTTGCCTGCTGGCGGCTAGCCCGTGACTGTACCTCAGGTCTCATGTTCACCATCCTAAAGCCTCCAAAAAACTATCGGATTTGTGCCGCTTCATCAATGATCTGCAGAAATGCCGCAGGATCATGGGCGAATCGACCCAAAAATAGTCCGTCAACGTCCGCCCCGAGTGTGGTCAACAACCCAGGTTTTGCGCTGCCACCATAGATCACGGCAGACTGCTCCAGCCCAAAGATCTGCGCCATCCTGGCACGGATACGGTTCACTACCGCAGTCACGTGCTCGGCTGGGGCTGGGGCTGGGGCCCCAATTGCCCATTCGGGCTCATAGGCCACAACCAGAGGTCTCAACTCATCTTGCGTAACTTCCGCAATGGCTGACTCTAGCTGCGCAATGCAGGTTTGTGCGGCGCTGTCCGCATCCTGTGCGGTCTGTTCACCCACACATAAGACCGGGGTCAGACCATTGCGGACGGCGGCTGCGAATTTGCGCCGCGTAATTGCTACATCCTCACCAAAGATTTTGCGCCGCTCGGCGTGCCCTACTTCAACGTAGGTGCTGCCCAACTCGGCTAGGTCTGCGCCACTGATCCCCCCGGTGTAGGCGCCTCTGTCCTCCCAAAACAAGTCTTGGGCGCCGACTTGCATGGGGCTGCCCTCGAGCACCCGGGCTACTTGGTCAAGTGCGGGCAGGGACGGCAAAACAAATAGTTGCACTTGTCCCGAAAGCACCGCGGGGTGCTCAGCGACCGCTGCGGCCACCGTTTGCACCCAGGCCACACTGGTGGCAACGTCAAGGTACTGTTTGAAGCTCACCCCGAGTGTGACCGGCCGCCGGCCGGCCACCCCCGTGAGCTGTTGCGTGTCCATCTTTAGTCACAACTGCCGGTGTCTTCATACTTTCCAATGACGGCAACCTTTTGAGCGGAAGCTGAGCTCTGATCGAACTCATAGCCCACCCATTCCCTTGCTAGGCGCCGGGCAAGTTCCAGCCCAATAACTCGCTGCCCAAAGGTCAACACCTGGGCATTATTGCTCAGAATCGATCGCTCAACACTGAAACTGTCATGGGCGGTGACCGCGCGGATCCCCGGAACCTTGTTGGCCGCAATCGCAACCCCTAGACCCGTGCCGCACACCAACAATGCCCGGTCAGCGTCCCCATCACGGACCTTCTCTGCGGCCGCAATCGCGATGGTTGGGTAGTCGGTTTGGCCCGCACTATCTACCCCAACATCAATTACCTCGGCTACACGGGGGTCCTTTTCAAGGTCCGCCTTGAGTGCTTCTTTGTAGTCGTACCCGGCGCTGTCAGCACCGACCACAATTCGCAATTTCTTAGTCATTTCAGTTCTCCTTCTTGTCTGCATGCTGCTGCAGCACAGCAGCCGCCGTGGTCATGGCGAGCGCAAATGAGATCGCGCCCGGGTCTGGTGTGCCCACACTGCTCTCGCTGTGTGTGCGGGCCCGGCCCAACTTTGGCAGCAGGTCCGCGGTTGCTTGGGCAGCTTCCGATGCCTGAATTGCGGCCTGCTCCCAGGCGAGTGCCAGCGGCACGTCTTGGGCTACGCGGCTGGTCAGCCCCGAAGTGAACGGCACAATCGCGTCCACCATGGTTTTGTCCCCAACTTCGGCTTTACCCATGGACTGCACCCGGTTTTGAGCAGCTTCAACCGCACGGGCATAGTCACTTGCTCTTGGTTTACCGGCGTCCCCTAAGACTTCACCGGCGGCCCGCAGTCCTGCTCCCCACAGCGCACCGGACGTACCCCCGGCTTTATCAGCCCAGGCATCGCCCGCGGTTGAGAGGGTGGTACCCACTCCGGCCCCGGCCGCAGCAGCGGCTTGTCCGGCCTGGGCAGCCGCAATCGCTCCGCGCTGCATGCCGATCCCGTGGTCACCGTCGCCAGCAATTGCGTCCAATCGGCCGAGTTCATCCGCCCGCTCGTCAATCATGTTGCTGATAGCG
It encodes the following:
- the pgi gene encoding glucose-6-phosphate isomerase produces the protein MSSYDLTANQAWQDLNTEYEQLSATDLRTLFANDTERGTRFTAQAGDLLLDYSKNLVTQETVSKLVALAKAADLEGKIAAMYAGEHINTTEDRAVLHTALRLPRDAKLVVDGQDVVADVHEVLDRMAAFANKVRSGEWTGHSGKKITTIVNIGIGGSDLGPVMAYEALRDYADRGITAKFVSNIDPTDVFEKMQGLDLEATLFIVASKTFGTAETLTNARQARTWLLEAYNGDQDAVAKHFVAVSTNAQRVAEFGIDAANMFGFWDWVGGRYSFDSAVGLALMLSIGEQNFRDMLSGFHTMDEHFRTTELENNVPALMGLLNVWYNNFFGTGSRAVLPYSQYLVRFPAYLQQLTMESNGKSVHIDGTPVTTQTGEIFWGEPGTNGQHAFYQLLHQGTKVTPADFIGFSQPNHDLGEMHDLFMSNYFAQSAALAFGKTADEVRAEGTPETIVNHKVMPGNRPSNSILADKLTPSVLGQLVALYEHITFTQATIWGINAFDQWGVELGKAMALQFEPMLASEGTPEYTADSSTNALIAQYRAQRGRN
- a CDS encoding DeoR/GlpR family DNA-binding transcription regulator yields the protein MRPEVQSRASRQQARQHAISEAVMSEGAVRIEDLAERFGVSVMTVHRDLDELEDRGLLRKDRGVATAAATSLVESSDVYRASRQLGEKEAIAHEALNFIEPGQAIFLDDSTTTLHVLPHLHTKTPLTIITNTLTIMNELRGTRGITTVGLGGEYHNWCSSFMGRMTVREISELRADLFIMSTSAIIDDICFHQTLETVDVKRAMFESASKRILLVDGTKFEKRALHAMLPLSAFDAVIVDASTSATEINRLRDKGIHVQVARRLTSPRV
- a CDS encoding triose-phosphate isomerase family protein: MDTQQLTGVAGRRPVTLGVSFKQYLDVATSVAWVQTVAAAVAEHPAVLSGQVQLFVLPSLPALDQVARVLEGSPMQVGAQDLFWEDRGAYTGGISGADLAELGSTYVEVGHAERRKIFGEDVAITRRKFAAAVRNGLTPVLCVGEQTAQDADSAAQTCIAQLESAIAEVTQDELRPLVVAYEPEWAIGAPAPAPAEHVTAVVNRIRARMAQIFGLEQSAVIYGGSAKPGLLTTLGADVDGLFLGRFAHDPAAFLQIIDEAAQIR
- a CDS encoding ribose-5-phosphate isomerase — protein: MTKKLRIVVGADSAGYDYKEALKADLEKDPRVAEVIDVGVDSAGQTDYPTIAIAAAEKVRDGDADRALLVCGTGLGVAIAANKVPGIRAVTAHDSFSVERSILSNNAQVLTFGQRVIGLELARRLAREWVGYEFDQSSASAQKVAVIGKYEDTGSCD